A window of Tepidisphaeraceae bacterium genomic DNA:
GCCGGACGCCATCACTTGTGGCGAGCGCGACTGTCTGCCGCCGGCGGGCTTCACGCTCGGCAACAGCCCCGCAGGCTTTACGCCAGCGATGGTGGGACGAACCGCGTTCATGGCGACCACGAACGGCACCAAGGCGATTGTCGCGGCGCGCGGGGCCAAGCACCTGTTCGTCGGCGCGCTCGTGAACGCTACCGCCGTCGCGCAGGCGGTGGCCGCAGTGGGTAATGACGTCACGCTGCTTTGCTCCGGTAGCGACGGCTTGGTGTCGCTCGAAGACTTGATCGGCGCCGGTGCCGTACTGAAGGCGCTATCGGCGCTAAAACCCGTCGTGCTCGCCAGCGATGTCGCGCTGGCCGCGGGTGATTTGTTCCATCACGCCCGCCCTGACCTCCCTGCTGCCCTAGTCCGCACCCGCGGCGGCACGAACATCATCCGCAATGGCTTGCAGGACGACATCGAATTCGCGGCCCGGTTGGACGTGTTCGATATTGTGGGAAAGGTAGAACCGGACCGGCTGCGAATTGCGCGGCACGTTGCCGGTTAGGCACGGTCTGACGAATCGAGCGTCTGTGAACGAGTTTGTCATCCCGATCGGGAGCGGTAGCGACCTGAGGGATCTCGAACGGTCGGAGATCGTCCCCAGTACCGATCCCTCAGGTCGCTTCCGCTCCCGATCGGGATGATGACGTGCTCTGCTTTACGAACGTTTCGTCGAACAATCTTCTAGCTCACGTCCGCTGGATCTGC
This region includes:
- a CDS encoding 2-phosphosulfolactate phosphatase produces the protein MLIDVVQLPRDLSAAHVDGRTVVVFDVLRATTTMTAALAAGVREIFVQPDIASVLTAAEQFGPDAITCGERDCLPPAGFTLGNSPAGFTPAMVGRTAFMATTNGTKAIVAARGAKHLFVGALVNATAVAQAVAAVGNDVTLLCSGSDGLVSLEDLIGAGAVLKALSALKPVVLASDVALAAGDLFHHARPDLPAALVRTRGGTNIIRNGLQDDIEFAARLDVFDIVGKVEPDRLRIARHVAG